The genomic stretch CTTCGGGAACCGCAACGACCTCCCCTCCGCCTACGGGGGTTTTGCGCCGGCCCTCCACTACGACGAGAAGGAGGAGGTCTGGGTCGGCGGCAACTTCTGGGACGGGCGAGTGAACAACCTGGTGGAGCAGGCCAAGCAACCTTTCCTGAACCCGCTGGAGATGGCCAACCCCGACGAGGCGGCCGTGGTGGCGAGCCTCCGCAAGGCCGCCTACGCCCCCCTCTTCCGGAAGGTCTTCGGCGAGGACGCTCTCGTTGACGTCAAGAAGGCCTACCACCACGCCGCCGAGGCGCTCGCGGAATTCCAGATGTCCTCCGAGGTGAACCGTTTCGATTCGAAGTACGACCTGTATCTCCAGGGGAAGGTGAAGCTCAGCCCCCAGGAACTTCGGGGGCTGGCCCTCTTCGAGGACGAGAAGAAAGGCAACTGCGCCGCCTGTCACCCTTCGAAGCCCGGACCGGACGGCAAGCCCCCCCTCTTCACCGATTTCACCTACGACAACCTGGGCACGCCGAAAAACCCCGAGAACCCCTTCTACACGCTTCCGAAGCAGCACAACCCCGACGGCTTCGCCTGGGTGGACCTCGGCCTGGGCGCCTTCCTGAAGAAACCGTCCGAGGACGGAAAATTCCGCGTCCCCACCCTGCGCAACGCGGCCCTGACCGGCCCTTACATGCACAACGGCGTCTTCAAGACCCTCC from Acidobacteriota bacterium encodes the following:
- a CDS encoding c-type cytochrome is translated as MMTAFPPAESPKADGPANPAPPAGLTPRQELGKAIFFDQSLSTPPGQACADCHRPERGFSNPDGTLPVSRGVHPDRFGNRNDLPSAYGGFAPALHYDEKEEVWVGGNFWDGRVNNLVEQAKQPFLNPLEMANPDEAAVVASLRKAAYAPLFRKVFGEDALVDVKKAYHHAAEALAEFQMSSEVNRFDSKYDLYLQGKVKLSPQELRGLALFEDEKKGNCAACHPSKPGPDGKPPLFTDFTYDNLGTPKNPENPFYTLPKQHNPDGFAWVDLGLGAFLKKPSEDGKFRVPTLRNAALTGPYMHNGVFKTLRQVVSFYNTRDVAPWPPPECPRNVNTEELGNLKLTELEIDDIVAFMLTLTDGYKP